From the genome of Marinicella rhabdoformis:
TTATTTGCTCAGCCTGCATCAATTCACAAACCGCTTCAAAATCTCTGATACCGCTCAAGGCATCTTTGTTTTTTAACCAAATATCAAAATCTGCATTAGAATCTGATGTGAATTCACCATCATAATTGAACGGCCCATAAATTAACACACGAGCCCCTGCCTTCAAATGTTGACCCAAGTCTTTGATCAATGTTTGCACACATGCCCAAGACATGATGTGCAATGTATTCACGGTCATGACAACATCTGGAACGAAATCGGCATCGACCCCAGGAAAAGCTGTTGAACCTGCCTGATAGTGCAGTGGCGGCTTGATGTTTTGAGCGTCAGATTCAGCCAACCATTGCTTGATACCTTGGTGATTTTCCAACAATTCACTGGTATGCCAAGTAACGTTCGGCAATTGCG
Proteins encoded in this window:
- a CDS encoding DUF938 domain-containing protein, producing the protein MTKVTEKPFAPSCERNQQVIFDVLNSIIRTDDKHILELGSGTGQHAVFMAPQLPNVTWHTSELLENHQGIKQWLAESDAQNIKPPLHYQAGSTAFPGVDADFVPDVVMTVNTLHIMSWACVQTLIKDLGQHLKAGARVLIYGPFNYDGEFTSDSNADFDIWLKNKDALSGIRDFEAVCELMQAEQIKLLKDVTMPANNRCLVFNKC